The genomic window ACATCGGCGGCAAGGTGGACCACTGGGTGCGCTACACGTACCTCTCGCTGATCTTCGTGACCATCGGCGGCATGGCCCTCCACAACATCCTGATACTGCGCAAGAAGGCCCTGGCCGCCCTGCGGGACCCCAACCGCACCGTGGTGCGGATGAACACCCAGGCCCGCATCCAGCACGCCATGCTGGCCTCCAGCTTCATCTTCCTGGTGGTGAGCGGCTTCGCGCTCAAGTATCCCAACTCCTGGCTGGGCTGGTGCATGGGCTCGAGCGAGGTGGTGCGCCGCACCGGCCACCGCATTGCCGCCGTCGTCATGATCGTGGGCGCCATCGTCCACCTCTTCTACGCCATCTTCACCAGGGACGGCCGGAAGTTCGTCAAGGACATGCTGCCCGAAACCAAGGACCTCTTCGACGTGCTGACGCACCTGAAGTACCTGGTGGTCCCGGGCGCCGCCAAGCCCCAGTTCAAGCGCTTCGGGTACGCCGAGAAGGCGGAATACTGGGCCGTGGTGTGGGGCACCTTCCTCATGGGCACCACCGGCGGCCTCATCTGGTTCAAGATCTACTTCACCCGCTGGATGCCCCGCTGGATCGTGGACGTCTCCATCACCGTCCACTACTACGAAGCCATCCTGGCCACCCTGGCCATCATCGTGTGGCACTTCTACTTCGTCATCTTCGACCCGGAGGTCTACCCCATCAACTGGGCCTTCCTGGACGGCAAGGTGACCCCCCACCACCACCACGAGGAGCACCCCCTGGAGCACGTGGGCGACGAGCCGAGTCCGGATCCGGACGAACCCGCCGAATAGTCCCCGGCGGACCTGACCTCCTTCAAGCGGGCGACCACAGGGTCGCCCGTTTTTTAGTCCGGAGCCTCCGAGCCAGCGGAAACCGCTCGTCTTTTTCTTGCAGGAGCTTATCTTGGTGGCACCCAAGAGCCGGAGGAGGAAACGGGCATGTGGCGGGGGGTCCCGGTGGAATTCATATTTATTATTAATTCAAATTCGGCATAAATGCCTACTCCCGTGGACCGCGCCGTCCGCATCCTGCACCTGGAGGCATGCCCCGGGGACGTGGAGCAGGTCAAGGACCTGCTGGACCGGGAGGGTCTCCTGGCCGACCTGACCTGGGTGAACGACCGCGACGGCTTCCTCTCGGCCCTGGCGGACGGCCGGAGCTTCGACCTCGTCCTGGCGGACTGCGCCCTGCCCGGCATCGGCGGGGAGGAGGCCCTGGAGATCGCCCGGAACCGGGCCCCGGACCTGCCGTTCCTCTTCCTTTCCCGGAGCCTCGGCGAGGAGCGGGCCGCGGCGTGCCTGCGACGGGGCGCAGCGGACTGCGTGCCCAAGGACGACCCGGCCCGGCTCGCCCCGGCGGTTCGCCGGGCCCTGGCCGGGGGCCGGGCCCCCGCGGCGGCCGGCCCACGGGGCTTCACGGAGGCCGCCCTGGCCGCGCGGGTGGTGCCGTGGATCCTCACGGGGGACCGCCTGGCCATCCCCGAAGCGGCGGAGGCGATCCTCGGCCTTTCTCCCCTGCCCGGGGACCTGGAGGGCCTCGTGGCCATCCTCCACCCCGAGGACGCCGACCTTTTCCTGGAGGCCCTGGAGCGGAGCCGCAACGTGAGCTTCCGCGCCCGCATCCGCCGTTCCGGCGGCGATTGGGGATGGACGCGCTGGAACGTGGACCGGGGCCCCGAGGGCTACCGGGGGGTCATCATGGACATCACCGAGGAGGCCTGGCGGGACGGGCGGATGCACCAGCGCCGGCGCATGGACGGCGCGCGCGAGCTGGCCAGGCGCCTCGCAGCCAGGCTCCAGGGGCCCCTGGGGGGCTGCGTGGACGAGCTGCGCACCCTGGCGGCGCTCCCGGGCCAGGAGCGGCGCCTGCGGGAAGCCCTCCTGTCCCTGGACGAGGCCGGGCGCCTCCTGGCGCAGCTGCGCGCCTTCGCCCACCTGGGACGCCCGGCCCGGGTGGCCACACCGCCCAACGCCTTCGTGGTGAGCCTCCTGGCCCGGGCCCGGGAGGCCGCCGGACCCGGCATCCGCATCGACTTCGAGCCCGGGGGGGACCTGCCCGAGGCGCCCCTGGACCCCGCCGCCCTGGAGCAGGCCCTGGGCGCCCTCCTGGCCAACGCCCGGCAGGCCCTGGGCGGCTCCGGCGCCATCCGCGTGGCCACCGGGATCCTGCCCCCCCGGCCCTACCGCCCCGGCGGAACCCCCGGCCCCATGCGGACCCGGATCTACATCGAGGTGCGGGACGCGGGCCCCGGCATCCCGCCCGCCATCCGCGGCAAGGTCTTCGACCCCTTCTTCACCACGCGCCTGGAGCGCGGCAGCGCGGGCCTGGGCCTCGCCATGGCCTGGGAGATCCTGGAGGGCCACGGCGGCTCCGTGCAGCTGGAGAGCGCGCCCGGCAAGGGCACCGCGGTCCGGCTCATCCTTCCTGTGTAGCGTCCACCGCCACGGTGCGCACGGCACGGGCCAGGTCCGCCGGGGCCACGCCCACCAGGAAGCCGCGGCTGCCGCCGTTGAGGTAGGCCCGCTCCAGGGCGAGGATGCTCCGCTCCACGTAGACGGGCATCGGCTTGCGGGTGCCCAGGGGGCTGGTGCCGCCCACCAGGTAGCCGGAGTGCCGGTTGGCCACCTCGGGCTTGCAGATGTGCACGGTCTTGCACCCGATCTGCCGGGCCAGGGCCTTGGTGCTCACCTCCCGGTCCCCGTGCATGAGGACGATTAGCGGGCGGGCGGCCTCGTCCTCCATGATGAGGGTCTTCACCACGGCGTGCTCGTCCACGCCCAGCGACTGGGCGGCCACGAGGGTTCCGCCGTGGTCCTGGTAGGTGTACAAATGCTCCGTATAGGGAATCTTGAGTTCCCTGAGGAGACGGGTGGCCGGGGTCGAGGGCGCCTTGGACATGCCCCAAGTATGTTGCACTCGGGGCGGGAATGTGCCACGGTTGAAAAACCGATGGAGGAGCGATTCCCATCAGTAGGCCGAGGGAGGGTTGATGGACCCGCTGATCTCTGCTGAAAGGGGAGGATCGCCGAAAGGGTTGCGAATCATCGACGCACTCCTTGGACGTCAGGGCTAAAACCCGGCGGCTGTCGCGGCGCCAAATCGCCGCGGAGTGCCTTAGGACGACAAGCCGGTCCCCTGGGGCCGGGGAGGGGTCAAGGGTCTTCATCCGTTTCCCGATGGAGGCCCTCGTGACGAACCTGCCCAACCCAGTTCCAGCATCCCCCGGGGGTGCGCGATGATCGTCATGAAATTCGGCGGGTCCTCGGTGGCCGACGCCCCCTGCATGCGGGAGGTCGCGGCCCTGGCCGCGGCGGCCCACCCCCGTTCCCCCCTGGTGGTCCTCTCGGCCACGGCCAGGACCACCGACCAGCTCTTCGAGGCGGCCACGAAGGCCGAGGGCGGGGACCTGCCCGCGGCCCTGGCCCTCCACGCCGCGCTCATCGGGCGCCACCGGGGCCTGGCGGAGGAACTCATGCCCGCGGGGCTCCCCGCGGACCTGGACGGGGCCCTGGCGGACCTGGCCGCCGAACTGGACCTCCTCCTGCGGGGGGTGGCCCTCCTCAAGGAGCTCTCCCCCCGGAGCATGGACGCCATCGCAAGCATCGGAGAGCGGCTCTCCACCCGCATCCTGGCCGCCTTCATGGGCGCGGCGTGGGTGGACGCCAGGACCATCGTGCGCACCGACGCCGCCTTCGGCTCGGCCCGTCCCCTCGTTCCCGAGCTGGAGTCCCTGGCGGCCGCCATCCTCTCGCCCCTGCTGGGCCCCGGCCGGGCCGTGGTGACCCAGGGCTACATCGGCGCCACCGCCCAGGGCCTCACCACCACCCTGGGCCGCGGCGGCTCCGACTTCAGCGCCGCCCTCTTCGGCGCGGCCCTGGGGGCCGAGGACATCCAGATCTGGACGGACGTGGAGGGCGTGCTCACCAGCGATCCCCGGGTGGTGCCCGACGCCCAGCCCATCCCCGAGCTGAGCTTCGCCGAGGCCGGGGAGCTGGCCGCCTTCGGCGCCAAGGTGCTCCACCCCGCCACCATCCAGCCCGCGGTGGACAAGGGCATCCCCGTCACCGTGCGCCACACCCGCCGGCCCCAGGGCCGCTTCACCACCATCACGGCCGAGGTGCGCACGGGCCGGCCCGTGACGGCCCTGGCCCACCGGGGCCCGGTGACGGTCCTCACGGTGGCCTCGGCCCGCATGCTGAACCAGAGCGGGTTCCTGGCGCGGCTCTTCGACGTCTTCGCCCGGCACAAGGTGAGCGTGGACCTCATCGCCACCGCCGAGGTGAGCGTCAGCCTCACGGTGGAGGCCGACGCGCCCCTGGAGGAGCTGATCGCGGACCTGTCGGCCTTCGCCACGGTGGGCGTGGCCACGGGCCGTGCCATCGTGGCCATCGTGGGCGAGCGGCTCAAGCACACGCCGGGCATCACGGGCCAGGCCTTCGGCGCCATGAGCGACATCAACGTGGAGATGATCAGCATGGGGGCCAACGAGATCAACCTGAGCATGGTCGTGACGGCCGCCGAGGCGAAGGACGCCGTGCGCCGGCTCCACGCCGCCCTCATCGGGGGAGGCGCGGCATGAGGATCGGGATCTTCGGGAAGGGCCGGCTGGGTTCGGCCATCGCGCTCGAGGCCCGGGCGGCCCCCGATGTGGAGCTGGCCTGGACGCTGGATTCGGAAGGGGTGCCCACCCCCGTGGACCTGGCCATCGACGCCAGCGTGGCGGGCGCCGTGGACGGCCACCTGGCCTGGGCCCTGGAGACCGGCGCGGACCTGGTGATCGGCGCCACGGGGTGGGGGCTGCCCGGCCTCGAGGCGCGCATCGGCGGGCGCATCGGCGTGCTCGCCGCGCCCAACTTCAGCCTGGCTGTCTCGCTCATGGCGCGGCTCTCCACGGTGCTGGGACGCTTCGCGGCCCTGGACGGGGACCTGGACCCCTACCTCCTCGAGCACCACCACCGCCTCAAGGCCGACGCCCCCAGCGGCACCGCCCGCAGGCTGGCGGAGGCCGTCCTGGCCGGGTTCCCCGGCAAGACCGGCTGGACCCTGGGCGCGCCCGCGTCCGATCAGCTCGGCATCTCCGTCATCCGCGCCGGGTCCGAGTTCGGCACCCACACCCTGGGCCTGGACGGGCCCGCCGAGACCCTGCGCCTGTCCCACCAGGCCCGCTCCCGGGCCGTGTTCGCCCGGGGCGCCCTGCGGGCGGCGCGCTGGCTGCGGGGACGCAAGGGCCTGTGCACCTTCGACGACTACGCCCGCGAGATCCTCGACCCCCTTTTCGGAGACCTGCCATGACGCTCACCGGACTCTTCGTGGCCCTGGCCACGCCCTTCACGCCGGCCGGCGACGTCGACCAGCCCGCGTACCGCCGCCTCGTGCGCCATGTGGCCGGCGGCGGCGCCCACCTGGTGGTCCTGGGGACCACCGGCGAGGCCCCCACCATCCTGGACGACGAGCGGGACGCCCTGGTGGACATCACCCTGGAGGAGGCCGGCTCCGCCACGGTGATCGTGGGCACCGGCTCCAACGCCACGCGGCAGGCCGCGGCGTGGACCCGCAGGGCCCAGGCCCAGGGCGCCCACGGCGCGCTGGTGGTCACCCCCTACTACAACAAGCCCACCCCGGAAGGGATCAGGGCCCACTTCGAGGCCGTGGCCGAAGCGGCCCCCGGCCTGCCCCTGGTCGTCTACAACGTGCCGGGCCGCACGGGGCTCAACCTGACGCCCCAGGCCCTGGCCCGGCTCTGGGAGAACCCCCAGGTGGCCGCCGTGAAGGAGTCCAGCGGCAACCTCGCGCAGATCGCCGAGATCGCCCGCACCCTGCCCGAGGGCAAGGCGCTTCTCGCGGGCGACGACAACCTGGCCGTGGCCAGCATCGCGGTGGGCGCCTCGGGCCTCGTGAGCGTGCTGGGCAACGTCCTGCCCCGGGAGACGGCGCGCCTGGTGAAGCTGGCCCTGGACGGCCGCAGGGCCGAGGCCATCGCCCTCCACCAGCAGCTCCTGCCCCTCATGGACGCCCTCTTCCTGGAGAGCAACCCCATCCCCCTGAAGGCGGCCCTGGAGCTCCTGGGCCTGTGCGGCCCCACCCTGCGCCTGCCCCTGGTGCCGGCGGCCCCAGCCACCCGGGCCCGCCTTGCCGAGCTCCTGCCCCGCCGCGGCGAGGTGGCCTGATGGACCTTCAGGCCTTCTACTCCCGCCCCATGGACGCGATCCTCGCCGACCCGGCCCTGCCGCAGGTCTTCGAGGTCTTCCTGGAGGCCCTGGAGCGCGGCGCCGCCCGCGCGGCCTCCCCCGACGCCCAGGGGAACTGGCACGCCAACGCCTGGGTGAAGACCGCCATCCTGGCCGGCTTCCGCTCCACCGCCACCGAGGAAGTGCCGGGCTGGCCCGGACCCTGCTTCGACCGCGCCGCCTACCCTCCCAGGGCCTTCTCCCTGGCCGACGGGGTGCGCCTCGTGCCCGGCGGCAGCGCCGTGCGCCGCGGGGCCTTCGTCGCCCCGGGCGTGGTCATCGTGCCCCCGGCCTACATCAACGTCGGGTCCTTCGTGGACGAAGGGGCCATGGTGGACAGCCACGCCCTGGTGGGCAGCTGCGCCCAGATCGGCAAGCGCGTCCACCTCTCGGCCGCGGCCCAGGTGGGCGGCGTGCTCGAGCCCGCCGGCGCCCTGCCCGTGGTGGTGGAGGACGAGGCCTTCGTGGGAGGCCTGTGCGGCCTGTTCGAGGGTGTCGTGGTCAAGCGCCGCGCGGTGCTGGCCCCCGGCGTCATCCTCACGGCCTCGACGCGGATCTTCGACCTGGTCAACGAGCGCGAGATCACCCGCGTGGTGCCCGAAGGCGCCGTGGTGGTGCCCGGCACGCGGCCGGCCTCGGGCATGTTCGCCATGCAGAAGCGCCTCTCGGTGAGCGCCCCGTGCATCGTCAAGTACCGCGACGGCAAGACCGACGCCGGCACCGCCCTTGAGGAGGCCCTCCGTTGATCCCCGCCGCGCGCCTCGCCCACCTGCGTCCCAGCCCCATCCGGGCCCTGTCCGAAGGCGCGCCTCCCGACGCCGTGCCCATGGGCCTGGGCGAGCCCGGCTGGGACCTGCCCCTGCCCGCGGTGGAGGCCCTGGCGCGCTTTTCCGGTCCCTGCGCCTACGGGCCCAACGCGGGCCTGCCCGAACTTCAGGAGGCGGTGGGCGCCTTCCACGGCACGCCGGCCCGGGACGTCCTCCTCACCGCCGGCAGCCAGGGCGCGCTGTTCGCCCTGACGCAGGCCTACGCGGAGCCCGGGGACGCCGTGCTGGTGCCCGACCCGGGCTTCCTGGCCTACCCCGCCCTGGCCCGCATCGCCGGGGCCGAGCCCGTGCCCTACCCCCTGGGCCCCGGCTTCGGGCTGGACGCGGACCTGTTCAGGGCGGCCCTGGACGCCGCCCCCCGGGCCCGCCTGGCCCTGGTGAACCATCCCGGGAATCCCACCGGGGCCGGGTGCTCCCGGGCCGCCCTGGCGGAGGTGGCCGAGGCCTGCGCCAGGCGCGGCGTCCTGCTCGTCTCCGACGAGGTCTACCGCGACCTGCGCCTGGGTGACCCGGCGCCCTCCCTGCGCGACGTGACGCAGGGCGGCATCGTCCTGGGCTCCGTGAGCAAGGCCTGGGGCGCCCCCGGGCTGCGGGTGGGCTGGGCCCTGGGGGAGGCCCCGCTGCTGGCCCCGGCCCGCCTGGTGCACGCCTACATGGTCACCGCCCCGGCCCGCACCTCGCAGCTTGCGGCCCTGGCCCTGGTGCGGGAATCGGGCGCCGTGCTCGCCCAGGCGCGGGAGCACCTGCGGGCGCGGTGGGAGGCCTTCTCGGAGGCCTTCGCGCGCCACTTCGGGCAGGTCCCGCAACACGGAGCGGGGGGCTTCTACCACTGGCTGGCCCTGCCGCCCGGGGCCGACCCCATGCCTTTCTGCCTTCGCCTGCGCGACGAGGGCCGCGTGGTGGTGGTGCCGGGCCAGGCCTTCGGGGAGCGGGGCCGCGGCTTCGTGCGCCTCAGCTACGCGGGGGATCCCGCCCTCATCCGGGAGGGCGTCCGGCGCCTGGCCCCGTTCTGGAGCACGCCATGAACCTCTTCGCCTTCGATGACGCCGCCTGCGACCGGCTCGCCCGGGAGGGCACGCCCCTGTTCGCCTACAGCTTCGCGGCCGCCGAGGCCCAGTTCCGCACCCTCCGGGCCGCCCTGCCCCCCCGGGTCCGGGTCGCCTACGCCGTGAAGGCCAATCCCCATCCCCGGCTCCTCCAGCTCTTCGGGGAACTGGGGGCCTCCTTCGACTGCGCCTCGGCCGGGGAGCTGGCGCGGGTGGCCGAGCTCGCCCCGGGCCGGATCCTCTATGCCGGCCCCGGCAAGCGCACCGCGGAACTGGACCTGGCCCTGAGCCTGGGGGTGCGCGTCCAGGCCGAGGGCTGGGAGGACCTGGAGCGCCTTGAGCGCCTGGCCCCGGGCCCCGTGGCCGTGAACCTGCGGGTGCACCCCGCCGGCGGAATCCAGGAGGGCTCGCCCATCATCGGGGGCACGGGCCCCTCCGCCTTCGGGGTGGACGAGGAGGACCTGCCGATCCTGCTCAAGCGGGCCGAAGGCCTGCGCAAGGTGGCCATCCGCGGCCTGCACGTGTTCGCCGCCAGCAACGAGCGGGACGCCTCCAGGCTCCTGGCCACCCACCGGCACGTCCTGGGCATGGCGCGCCTCCTCCAGGAGGCCCTGGGCACGGAGCTCGAGCAGGTGGACCTGGGCGGAGGGCTGGGCATCCCCTACGCCCCCGGCGAGATGCCCCTGGACGTGGAGGCCCTGGGCAGGGGCCTGGGCGAGCTGCTCGCGGCCTGCCCCTGGTTCAAGGGCGAACTCGTCCTGGAGCCGGGCCGGTTCCTGGCCGGCCCCTGCGGGATCTACCTCACCCGCGTCACCCGCGTGAAGGAGAGCCGGGGGGTGCGGTTCGTGATCCTGGAGGGGGGCGTCAACCACCTGCTGCGGCCCCTGCTCACGGGCCAGGCCTTCCCCACCCGGGCCGTGGCCTCCGCGGGCGCGCGGCGCCCCGCGACCCTGGCCGGGCCCCTGTGCACCAGCCTGGACCGCCTGGGCGAGGTGGAACTGCCCGAGGTGGGACCCGGGACCCTGCTGGTGATGGGCATGGCGGGAGCCTACGGCTTCACCGAGGCCATGACGCCCTTCCTCTCCCACCCCGCCCCGCGGGAACGGTGGGAGGCCTGAATGGTTGAAATCGTTGGCCCGCCATGGGACGGTTCTTGGGTGGGAGCATCCATGCTGCAGCCGCGCCGGCTACTTGAGGACCTCTGCGCCCTGGATTCCACCACGGGCCGGGAAGCCGCGCTGCTCCCCGCCCTCCTGCCGGCCCTGGAGGCCCTGGGAGCGCGGGTGGAGATTCGGGAGTTCCGGCCGGGCCGCTGCAACGTGCTGGCCACCTGGGGCGAGCCCCGGGTGCTCTTCTCCACCCACCTGGACACCGTGCCGCCCTTCCTGCCCCCGCGTTGGGAGGGGGAGGCCCTGTTCGCCCGCGGCGCCTGCGACGCCAAGGGCCAGATCGTGGCCCAGCTCCTGGCAGCGGAGCAGCTGCGCGGCGAAGGCGTGGCCTGGCTCGGCGTCGCCGGGGAGGAGACCGACAGCCTGGGCGCGCAGGAGGCCCTGGCCTGGAAGGACCGCTTCACCTCCTGCCGGGCCCTGGTCAACGGGGAACCCACGGAGCTCAAGGTGGCCACGGGCCAGCGCGGCGTGAA from Geothrix sp. 21YS21S-2 includes these protein-coding regions:
- a CDS encoding pyridoxal phosphate-dependent aminotransferase, producing MIPAARLAHLRPSPIRALSEGAPPDAVPMGLGEPGWDLPLPAVEALARFSGPCAYGPNAGLPELQEAVGAFHGTPARDVLLTAGSQGALFALTQAYAEPGDAVLVPDPGFLAYPALARIAGAEPVPYPLGPGFGLDADLFRAALDAAPRARLALVNHPGNPTGAGCSRAALAEVAEACARRGVLLVSDEVYRDLRLGDPAPSLRDVTQGGIVLGSVSKAWGAPGLRVGWALGEAPLLAPARLVHAYMVTAPARTSQLAALALVRESGAVLAQAREHLRARWEAFSEAFARHFGQVPQHGAGGFYHWLALPPGADPMPFCLRLRDEGRVVVVPGQAFGERGRGFVRLSYAGDPALIREGVRRLAPFWSTP
- a CDS encoding 4-hydroxy-tetrahydrodipicolinate reductase; the encoded protein is MRIGIFGKGRLGSAIALEARAAPDVELAWTLDSEGVPTPVDLAIDASVAGAVDGHLAWALETGADLVIGATGWGLPGLEARIGGRIGVLAAPNFSLAVSLMARLSTVLGRFAALDGDLDPYLLEHHHRLKADAPSGTARRLAEAVLAGFPGKTGWTLGAPASDQLGISVIRAGSEFGTHTLGLDGPAETLRLSHQARSRAVFARGALRAARWLRGRKGLCTFDDYAREILDPLFGDLP
- a CDS encoding 2,3,4,5-tetrahydropyridine-2,6-dicarboxylate N-succinyltransferase; this encodes MDLQAFYSRPMDAILADPALPQVFEVFLEALERGAARAASPDAQGNWHANAWVKTAILAGFRSTATEEVPGWPGPCFDRAAYPPRAFSLADGVRLVPGGSAVRRGAFVAPGVVIVPPAYINVGSFVDEGAMVDSHALVGSCAQIGKRVHLSAAAQVGGVLEPAGALPVVVEDEAFVGGLCGLFEGVVVKRRAVLAPGVILTASTRIFDLVNEREITRVVPEGAVVVPGTRPASGMFAMQKRLSVSAPCIVKYRDGKTDAGTALEEALR
- the ybaK gene encoding Cys-tRNA(Pro) deacylase; the protein is MSKAPSTPATRLLRELKIPYTEHLYTYQDHGGTLVAAQSLGVDEHAVVKTLIMEDEAARPLIVLMHGDREVSTKALARQIGCKTVHICKPEVANRHSGYLVGGTSPLGTRKPMPVYVERSILALERAYLNGGSRGFLVGVAPADLARAVRTVAVDATQEG
- the dapA gene encoding 4-hydroxy-tetrahydrodipicolinate synthase; translation: MTLTGLFVALATPFTPAGDVDQPAYRRLVRHVAGGGAHLVVLGTTGEAPTILDDERDALVDITLEEAGSATVIVGTGSNATRQAAAWTRRAQAQGAHGALVVTPYYNKPTPEGIRAHFEAVAEAAPGLPLVVYNVPGRTGLNLTPQALARLWENPQVAAVKESSGNLAQIAEIARTLPEGKALLAGDDNLAVASIAVGASGLVSVLGNVLPRETARLVKLALDGRRAEAIALHQQLLPLMDALFLESNPIPLKAALELLGLCGPTLRLPLVPAAPATRARLAELLPRRGEVA
- the lysC gene encoding lysine-sensitive aspartokinase 3, with translation MIVMKFGGSSVADAPCMREVAALAAAAHPRSPLVVLSATARTTDQLFEAATKAEGGDLPAALALHAALIGRHRGLAEELMPAGLPADLDGALADLAAELDLLLRGVALLKELSPRSMDAIASIGERLSTRILAAFMGAAWVDARTIVRTDAAFGSARPLVPELESLAAAILSPLLGPGRAVVTQGYIGATAQGLTTTLGRGGSDFSAALFGAALGAEDIQIWTDVEGVLTSDPRVVPDAQPIPELSFAEAGELAAFGAKVLHPATIQPAVDKGIPVTVRHTRRPQGRFTTITAEVRTGRPVTALAHRGPVTVLTVASARMLNQSGFLARLFDVFARHKVSVDLIATAEVSVSLTVEADAPLEELIADLSAFATVGVATGRAIVAIVGERLKHTPGITGQAFGAMSDINVEMISMGANEINLSMVVTAAEAKDAVRRLHAALIGGGAA
- a CDS encoding hybrid sensor histidine kinase/response regulator, which gives rise to MPTPVDRAVRILHLEACPGDVEQVKDLLDREGLLADLTWVNDRDGFLSALADGRSFDLVLADCALPGIGGEEALEIARNRAPDLPFLFLSRSLGEERAAACLRRGAADCVPKDDPARLAPAVRRALAGGRAPAAAGPRGFTEAALAARVVPWILTGDRLAIPEAAEAILGLSPLPGDLEGLVAILHPEDADLFLEALERSRNVSFRARIRRSGGDWGWTRWNVDRGPEGYRGVIMDITEEAWRDGRMHQRRRMDGARELARRLAARLQGPLGGCVDELRTLAALPGQERRLREALLSLDEAGRLLAQLRAFAHLGRPARVATPPNAFVVSLLARAREAAGPGIRIDFEPGGDLPEAPLDPAALEQALGALLANARQALGGSGAIRVATGILPPRPYRPGGTPGPMRTRIYIEVRDAGPGIPPAIRGKVFDPFFTTRLERGSAGLGLAMAWEILEGHGGSVQLESAPGKGTAVRLILPV